The Trueperaceae bacterium genome contains the following window.
ACGACTTGGCCGTCGAGGCCGCTCGCGCCCGCGGGATGGACCTTCCCGGCGTGACCGATCAGCGTAGAGCATGAGCCTGCCACTGGCAGCGGATCACGACGCCCGGCGCACCCTGGTCAAGGGCATCAGCGAGTTGCTGACTCCACATACGACGCTCACAGGGGCAGCCATGGCGCTCGAGGGCGAACACGTCGCCTGGGTGGGGCTGGAGAGCGAGGTGCCGTCCGAGTACTCCGCGTGGTCCACGCTCGACCTGGACGGCCGGGGCGTCATACCAGGCTTGGTGGACAGCCACACGCACCTGGTCTGGGCAGGCGACCGGTTGGACGAGTACGTCTTACGCTCTCAAGGGGTGTCCTACGCCGAACTGCTGGCTACTGGTGGGGGCATACGCAACACCGTTGCGCCTACCCGCGCGGCAAGCGAGAACGGGCTGCTGATGCTGGCGCGGCGGCGGGCCGGCGCTTTCCTGCGGGGCGGCGTCACGGCCATCGAGATCAAGTCCGGCTACGGCCTCGATACCGAGTCGGAGCTGAAGATGTTGCGGGTTGCCCGGAAGCTGGGCGAGGACGGCCCGCAACGGGTGACGACCACCCTACTTGCGCACGTGCCCGACCCCGGCGTCGAGCGCCGGTTCGCGGTCGACCGCTTCGTGATGGAGACGCTCCCCGAGGCTGCCCGCACGGGCCTCGCCGACACCGTCGATGTCTTCTGCGACGAGGGCGCCTTCACGTTGGCTGAAGCGCGGCGCATCTTGGAATCGGGCCTCAGCCACGGCCTCCAGGTGAAAGCGCACGCCGAGCAGCTCACGCATACGGGCGCGGCGCGCCTCGTAGCGGAACTGGGCGGCCTATCGGCGGACCATCTCGAGTCGGCCACGCCGGACGACTTCGAGGCTTTGGCGAAAGCAGGCTCGGTGGCCACCGTTCTGCCCGTGGCGGCACTCCTACTCAAGAAGCCGGTGCCCAGCGCAGAGGTGTTGCGAGGCAGCGGCGTTACCTTCGCTGTGGCCTCGGACCACAACCCGGGTTCCTCGCCTGTGTTCGGGCTCTTGCCGGCCTTGCAGCTGGCCATCGCGACCTCCGGGCTGACCGTCCAGGAAGCCCTGATAGCGGGTACGGCGAACGCAGGCAAGGCGCTCGGCCGGCCCGGCTGGGGCACGCTGCAGGCGGGTTCCCCTGCCGACTACCTCGTCGTCGACTCGGCCCGAGCACTGATGCCCCTCTACACGTGGGGCTTACCGACGATCAAGGAGATGGTCGTCGGCGGAAGGTCTGTCTGGCGGAAGGACGGCTAGGGCGTAGGGCACCTGCGCACCGCGTACGCTGCCCGGTGGTAGCGGTAGCGCGAGCGAACGGCTCGTTCTGGCCACGATGCGAGCGCACACCGCTGCACCGGCCTACCAGCCGGCCTTTATGCGCCTGATGCGGGCGGATATCGCCGAGCCGCGGTAGTCGCCAGGCGGCAGGTGCGCACGGGCCGCCAGCCATATCTCGAGATCGTCGTCCAATACCGTGCCCAGCTGAATCAGCGCGTCGCTGTCCTTCGAATCGAGAGCAGCCTGCCTGAGGCTCTCCTCCAGGTACTGACGGTGTTCGACGATAGCCGGAGCATCGGACTCCGGCAAGAAAGGACCCGTGTAGAGGTTCAGCGCCTTCTGCAGTTCGCCGGCATCCAGAAGCTTGGACACCTCGATGAAGTCCGCCTTGAACGGCACCG
Protein-coding sequences here:
- the hutI gene encoding imidazolonepropionase, with the protein product MSLPLAADHDARRTLVKGISELLTPHTTLTGAAMALEGEHVAWVGLESEVPSEYSAWSTLDLDGRGVIPGLVDSHTHLVWAGDRLDEYVLRSQGVSYAELLATGGGIRNTVAPTRAASENGLLMLARRRAGAFLRGGVTAIEIKSGYGLDTESELKMLRVARKLGEDGPQRVTTTLLAHVPDPGVERRFAVDRFVMETLPEAARTGLADTVDVFCDEGAFTLAEARRILESGLSHGLQVKAHAEQLTHTGAARLVAELGGLSADHLESATPDDFEALAKAGSVATVLPVAALLLKKPVPSAEVLRGSGVTFAVASDHNPGSSPVFGLLPALQLAIATSGLTVQEALIAGTANAGKALGRPGWGTLQAGSPADYLVVDSARALMPLYTWGLPTIKEMVVGGRSVWRKDG